The genomic stretch TCCGGTACGGGGTTGGCGACGATCAGCGCCGACTCCGGGCCGTCCAGAGCGTCCTGAGCCCGCATCACCTCCGCGACCTCCTCCGGGGAGCGCAGTGTCCAGTCCACCGGATGTCCCGAGTCCGACAGGTAGAAGCCGGGGAAGCGGTCGGTGCCGTACCCGGCGACCGCGACCCCTAGCGTCTCCAGCCGCTGGAGCGTGGCCGGCACGTCCAGGATCGACTTCACGCCCGCGCAGACCACCGTGATCCGGGTGCGCGCCAGCAACCCCAGGTCGGCCGACTCGTCCTGGGTCACCGTCCACTCCCGGTGCACCCCGCCGAGCCCGCCCGTCGCGAACACCCGCACGCCCGCCAGCCCTGCCAGCAGGGCCGTCGCCGACACGGTGGTCGCCCCGCTCGCTCCGGCCGCCACCGCGAGCGGCAGATCGCGGTGACCGAGCTTGCGGATCCCGTCCTCGTTGGCGACCCGTTCCAACTGCTCCTTGTCCAGGCCCACATGGGGGCGCCCGTCCAGCACGGCGATCGTCGCGGGCACGGCACCCGCGGCGCGTACGACGTTCTCCAGCTCAAGGGCCACCTGGAGGTTGCGCGGGCGGGGCAGCCCGTGCGCGATGATCGTGGACTCCAGGGCCACCACGGGTCGACGCGCGTCGATCGCGTCCCGTACCTCTTCCGACACCACCAGCACCACGCGCCCGCCTCCTGTCGTTCGGTTCTCCCTCATCCCTGGCGAGCCCGGCGGCCGGTCAAACACTTGCGGCCGGTGGGGGACGACACCAGCCTGGGACGCATGACCGACCACACCGCACGAATCGACCATGTCGTCCTCTGGGTGAGCGACCCGATCGCGTCGACCGAGTTCTACGAGAAGACGCTGGGCACGGAGCCGGTACGGCTCGCCGAATTCGCCGCGGGACAGGTGCCGTTCCCCTCGGTGCGGCTCAACGAGGAGACCATCATCGACCTGATGCCGCAGACCATGGCGGCACGGATGAAGATGCTCCCGGGCGCCGTGGAGAGCGCGGGACACCCGGTCAACCACGTCTGTGTCGCCCTCCCGGCGGACGCCTTCGACGCACTGCTCGGCCGCCTGGAGGGCAGCGCGGTGCCGGTCTCGGAGATCTCCCACGACTCCTTCGGCGCCCGCGGCCCGGCCAGGCGCAGCTTCTACTTCCGCGACCCGGACGGGAACGTCTTCGAGGCCCGGCACTACGACTAGAGCCCGGCGAAGGTTCAGAACAGCGGCTCGGGCAGCACGCCCTCCAGCGCCAGCAGCTTTCGCTTGGTCTCCAGGCCGCCCCCGAAGCCCCCGATGCCGCCGTCGCTCTCCACGACCCGGTGGCAGGGCACGACCACGGGCAGCGGATTGGCGCCCATCGCCATGCCCACCGCCTGCGCGGCGCCCGGCTGGCCGACCCGCCCGGCCAGATCGCCGTAGCCGACGACCGAGCCGAACGGCACTCCGGTGGCCAGCTCGCGCAGCACCTGCCGGTTGAAGCCCGAGATCAGCGACCAGTCCAGGGGCAGCTCGAAGTCGTGTCGCTCGCCCGCGAAGTACGCCTTCACCTGGCGTATCGCCTCGGCGAGCAAGGGGGAGTCGGGCGCCTCGACCGGTTCGCCGCCCAGCCGGGAGCCGAGCCGGTCCAGGGCCCGGTCGCGCACCGCGTCGGTGGCGTGGAAGACGACATTGACCACGCCCTCGCGGGTCGCGGCCAACAGCAGCGGACCGATGTCGGTGTCGACGACGGCCCACACGACCTGCTGCTCGTACTGCCCATGGCTGTCCATGCGTCCCACCGTACGGCCGGGCACTGACAACGCCCCGGGGAACCGGCACCGCACCGGCTCCCCGGGCCCGGGTCACCCTCCTTGCACGGCGTCGCGCACCACGTCGGGCTTGTTGGTGATGATCCCGTCGACGCCGTACCCGGCGACCCGCCGGGCGTCGGCCGCGGTGTCGACGGTCCAGGTGAAGACCTCCAGCGAAGCGCCGTGCGGCCCGGTGAAGGCGTGCACGGCGGCGACATAGCCCGTGGAGATCGAGCCGTGGGCGGGGTTGATCTGGTCGGCGAACTCGGCGTACGCGGGCAGCTCCGCCACGTTCGGCGTGCCGAGGAACCCGGTCCTGACGGCCGGCTTGAGGTCGCGGACGGTGCGCAGGGTGTCCGCGCCGAAGCTCTGCACGATCAGCCGCCCGGCCACATGTTCCCGGTCGAGCCAGCCCTCGTTGCCGAGCACCTTCAGGGTCTGCCGCTCGATGCCCGGGTACAGGACGGGGTTCTTGATCTCCAGGAGCAGCTTCTGGTGGTTCCGCTCGACGCGGTGCAGGTACCGCTCCAGCGTCGGCACGCGCGCGCCCGCGTACTCGGGGCCGAACCAGCTGCCGGCGTCCAGGCGTGCGATCTCCGCGGCGGTGAAGTCCTTCACCTTCCAGGGCGCCCGGCCCGGGAA from Streptomyces davaonensis JCM 4913 encodes the following:
- a CDS encoding pseudouridine-5'-phosphate glycosidase, which gives rise to MVLVVSEEVRDAIDARRPVVALESTIIAHGLPRPRNLQVALELENVVRAAGAVPATIAVLDGRPHVGLDKEQLERVANEDGIRKLGHRDLPLAVAAGASGATTVSATALLAGLAGVRVFATGGLGGVHREWTVTQDESADLGLLARTRITVVCAGVKSILDVPATLQRLETLGVAVAGYGTDRFPGFYLSDSGHPVDWTLRSPEEVAEVMRAQDALDGPESALIVANPVPEAEQLDPGLHARVLAEALHACEEEGVTGQAVTPFLLDYLVRHTDGASLDANLAAVRGNVRLAARIAAAWARA
- a CDS encoding VOC family protein, which gives rise to MTDHTARIDHVVLWVSDPIASTEFYEKTLGTEPVRLAEFAAGQVPFPSVRLNEETIIDLMPQTMAARMKMLPGAVESAGHPVNHVCVALPADAFDALLGRLEGSAVPVSEISHDSFGARGPARRSFYFRDPDGNVFEARHYD
- a CDS encoding methylated-DNA--[protein]-cysteine S-methyltransferase yields the protein MDSHGQYEQQVVWAVVDTDIGPLLLAATREGVVNVVFHATDAVRDRALDRLGSRLGGEPVEAPDSPLLAEAIRQVKAYFAGERHDFELPLDWSLISGFNRQVLRELATGVPFGSVVGYGDLAGRVGQPGAAQAVGMAMGANPLPVVVPCHRVVESDGGIGGFGGGLETKRKLLALEGVLPEPLF
- a CDS encoding glycerophosphodiester phosphodiesterase, producing the protein MHARAVAATTSALLGTAAFLLPTSTARAGSTGEPPVILAHRGASAYAPENTLAAVDKAAEQGIQWVENDVQRTKDGELVVLHDDNLMRTTDVEQVFPGRAPWKVKDFTAAEIARLDAGSWFGPEYAGARVPTLERYLHRVERNHQKLLLEIKNPVLYPGIERQTLKVLGNEGWLDREHVAGRLIVQSFGADTLRTVRDLKPAVRTGFLGTPNVAELPAYAEFADQINPAHGSISTGYVAAVHAFTGPHGASLEVFTWTVDTAADARRVAGYGVDGIITNKPDVVRDAVQGG